The proteins below are encoded in one region of Scleropages formosus chromosome 19, fSclFor1.1, whole genome shotgun sequence:
- the mynn gene encoding myoneurin isoform X1 yields the protein MPSPSHGERLLERLRKQRDGDFLCDCTVAIGEARFRAHRNVLAAFSRYFKLSCGAGDACTASLDPEFVNEAAFQKLLDFVYTGDLPLHSGNVSEIYKAAMFLEMAEVVSQCTLLQNNIKVEQLGTITAGDASEAEVTSGPNDSCILEPENSMETTEGDQHQKTTVAETQTPSTKTARPVGRRDRKAKARRDMSNNSPSKDTRQQRGGPRQKREADATDGPGVRAIEPMSVDNGSDLEDEQSLQKSAGKGRPRRSLRNSGRQKENCSSVAHASKLDGEQGDPSTPGGRRPKEKPVCSTCGKTFSESSSLRRHIRIHKGVKPYECQLCGRAFRQGNQLKTHVRTHTGEKPYQCTQCTKGFAQKCQLVFHCRMHHGEEKPYKCEVCGLQFATSSNFKIHTRKHSGEKPYECSSCGKHFAQASTLTYHMRRHTGEKPYVCDTCGKAFAVSSSLITHSRKHTGETPYMCLVCGKGFMSFGELNKHFTSHTGSKRVECEFCGNSYTDVKYLRKHIAKVHKDEQNQDPEHVSFPLNIPIDHQALIARMLPEAADPPVAPQAAPFPPVLEEPIVQQESQFIYLEPLD from the exons ATGCCGTCACCTTCTCACGGCGAGCGCCTCCTGGAGCGCCTCAGGAAGCAGCGAGACGGGGACTTCCTGTGCGACTGCACCGTGGCCATAGGGGAGGCGCGCTTCCGGGCCCACCGCAACGTCCTGGCCGCGTTCAGCCGGTACTTCAAGTTGAGCTGCGGCGCGGGGGACGCTTGCACCGCATCCCTCGACCCCGAATTCGTGAACGAAGCCGCcttccagaagcttctggaCTTTGTGTACACTGGCGACCTTCCCCTGCACAG TGGCAATGTGAGTGAGATCTACAAAGCAGCAATGTTCCTGGAGATGGCCGAGGTTGTATCCCAGTGTACGCTCCTCCAGAACAATATCAAGGTGGAGCAACTTGGGACGATTACAGCAGGGGATGCATCTGAAGCGGAGGTCACTTCTGGTCCAAATGACTCCTGTATCCTGGAGCCAGAGAACAGTATGGAGACCACTGAAGGGGACCAGCACCAAAAGACGACAGTGGCAGAAACCCAAACGCCCAGCACAAAGACAGCTCGGCCGGTGGGCAGGAGAGACAGGAAGGCCAAGGCCAGGCGTGACATGAGTAACAACAGCCCATCCAAAGACACAAGACAGCAGAGGGGTGGGCCGAGACAGAAGAGGGAAGCAGATGCCACCGATGGCCCAGGAGTTAGAGCAATAGAGCCCATGTCCGTAGACAACGGCAGCGACTTGGAGGACGAGCAGTCCCTGCAGAAGTCCGCTGGGAAagggagaccgaggaggagTCTGAGAAATAGCGGCAGGCAGAAAGAGAACTGCAGTAGCGTAGCACACGCTTCTAAGCTGGATGGTGAGCAGGGTGACCCTTCGACGCCGGGGGGGCGGCGGCCCAAAGAGAAGCCCGTGTGCAGTACCTGCGGGAAGACGTTCTCGGAGTCGAGCAGTCTGCGAAGGCACATACGTATCCACAAGGGCGTCAAGCCTTACGAGTGCCAGCTCTGCGGCCGAGCCTTCAGACAGGGCAACCAGCTGAAGACGCATGTCCGAACCCACACGG GGGAGAAGCCGTACCAGTGCACTCAGTGCACCAAGGGCTTTGCTCAAAAATGCCAGCTGGTCTTCCACTGCCGCATGCACCACGGTGAAGAGAAGCCATACAAGTGTGAGGTCTGCGGCTTGCAGTTTGCTACCTCCAGCAACTTCAAGATACACACAAG GAAGCACAGTGGGGAGAAGCCCTACGAGTGCAGCAGCTGCGGGAAGCACTTTGCGCAGGCCAGCACCTTGACGTACCACATGCGCAGGCACACCGGCGAGAAGCCGTACGTGTGCGACACCTGCGGGAAGGCATTCGCTGTGTCCAGCTCCCTAATCACCCACTCGCGGAAGCACACGG GTGAGACACCCTACATGTGCCTTGTGTGTGGGAAGGGATTCATGTCCTTTGGAGAGCTCAACAAGCACTTCACATCTCACACAG GTTCAAAGCGTGTCGAGTGTGAATTCTGTGGGAATTCCTATACGGATGTGAAGTACCTGAGAAAGCACATTGCCAAGGTGCACAAAG ATGAGCAGAACCAGGACCCTGAGCACGTTTCCTTTCCACTCAACATCCCCATCGACCACCAGGCACTGATTGCCCGCATGCTGCCAGAGGCAGCCGATCCTCCAGTGGCACCCCAGGCAGCACCATTCCCACCGGTGCTGGAAGAGCCCATCGTTCAGCAAGAGTCGCAGTTTATCTACCTCGAGCCACTCGACTGA
- the mynn gene encoding myoneurin isoform X2, producing the protein MPSPSHGERLLERLRKQRDGDFLCDCTVAIGEARFRAHRNVLAAFSRYFKLSCGAGDACTASLDPEFVNEAAFQKLLDFVYTGDLPLHSGNVSEIYKAAMFLEMAEVVSQCTLLQNNIKVEQLGTITAGDASEAEVTSGPNDSCILEPENSMETTEGDQHQKTTVAETQTPSTKTARPVGRRDRKAKARRDMSNNSPSKDTRQQRGGPRQKREADATDGPGVRAIEPMSVDNGSDLEDEQSLQKSAGKGRPRRSLRNSGRQKENCSSVAHASKLDGEQGDPSTPGGRRPKEKPVCSTCGKTFSESSSLRRHIRIHKGVKPYECQLCGRAFRQGNQLKTHVRTHTGEKPYQCTQCTKGFAQKCQLVFHCRMHHGEEKPYKCEVCGLQFATSSNFKIHTRKHSGEKPYECSSCGKHFAQASTLTYHMRRHTGEKPYVCDTCGKAFAVSSSLITHSRKHTGETPYMCLVCGKGFMSFGELNKHFTSHTGSKRVECEFCGNSYTDVKYLRKHIAKVHKARAREPHLLAARRCHRNEGRG; encoded by the exons ATGCCGTCACCTTCTCACGGCGAGCGCCTCCTGGAGCGCCTCAGGAAGCAGCGAGACGGGGACTTCCTGTGCGACTGCACCGTGGCCATAGGGGAGGCGCGCTTCCGGGCCCACCGCAACGTCCTGGCCGCGTTCAGCCGGTACTTCAAGTTGAGCTGCGGCGCGGGGGACGCTTGCACCGCATCCCTCGACCCCGAATTCGTGAACGAAGCCGCcttccagaagcttctggaCTTTGTGTACACTGGCGACCTTCCCCTGCACAG TGGCAATGTGAGTGAGATCTACAAAGCAGCAATGTTCCTGGAGATGGCCGAGGTTGTATCCCAGTGTACGCTCCTCCAGAACAATATCAAGGTGGAGCAACTTGGGACGATTACAGCAGGGGATGCATCTGAAGCGGAGGTCACTTCTGGTCCAAATGACTCCTGTATCCTGGAGCCAGAGAACAGTATGGAGACCACTGAAGGGGACCAGCACCAAAAGACGACAGTGGCAGAAACCCAAACGCCCAGCACAAAGACAGCTCGGCCGGTGGGCAGGAGAGACAGGAAGGCCAAGGCCAGGCGTGACATGAGTAACAACAGCCCATCCAAAGACACAAGACAGCAGAGGGGTGGGCCGAGACAGAAGAGGGAAGCAGATGCCACCGATGGCCCAGGAGTTAGAGCAATAGAGCCCATGTCCGTAGACAACGGCAGCGACTTGGAGGACGAGCAGTCCCTGCAGAAGTCCGCTGGGAAagggagaccgaggaggagTCTGAGAAATAGCGGCAGGCAGAAAGAGAACTGCAGTAGCGTAGCACACGCTTCTAAGCTGGATGGTGAGCAGGGTGACCCTTCGACGCCGGGGGGGCGGCGGCCCAAAGAGAAGCCCGTGTGCAGTACCTGCGGGAAGACGTTCTCGGAGTCGAGCAGTCTGCGAAGGCACATACGTATCCACAAGGGCGTCAAGCCTTACGAGTGCCAGCTCTGCGGCCGAGCCTTCAGACAGGGCAACCAGCTGAAGACGCATGTCCGAACCCACACGG GGGAGAAGCCGTACCAGTGCACTCAGTGCACCAAGGGCTTTGCTCAAAAATGCCAGCTGGTCTTCCACTGCCGCATGCACCACGGTGAAGAGAAGCCATACAAGTGTGAGGTCTGCGGCTTGCAGTTTGCTACCTCCAGCAACTTCAAGATACACACAAG GAAGCACAGTGGGGAGAAGCCCTACGAGTGCAGCAGCTGCGGGAAGCACTTTGCGCAGGCCAGCACCTTGACGTACCACATGCGCAGGCACACCGGCGAGAAGCCGTACGTGTGCGACACCTGCGGGAAGGCATTCGCTGTGTCCAGCTCCCTAATCACCCACTCGCGGAAGCACACGG GTGAGACACCCTACATGTGCCTTGTGTGTGGGAAGGGATTCATGTCCTTTGGAGAGCTCAACAAGCACTTCACATCTCACACAG GTTCAAAGCGTGTCGAGTGTGAATTCTGTGGGAATTCCTATACGGATGTGAAGTACCTGAGAAAGCACATTGCCAAGGTGCACAAAG cacgCGCGCGCGAACCCCACCTGTTGGCTGCGCGCCGTTGCCACAGAAACGAAGGACGCGGTTAG
- the mynn gene encoding myoneurin isoform X3, translating into MPSPSHGERLLERLRKQRDGDFLCDCTVAIGEARFRAHRNVLAAFSRYFKLSCGAGDACTASLDPEFVNEAAFQKLLDFVYTGDLPLHSGNVSEIYKAAMFLEMAEVVSQCTLLQNNIKVEQLGTITAGDASEAEVTSGPNDSCILEPENSMETTEGDQHQKTTVAETQTPSTKTARPVGRRDRKAKARRDMSNNSPSKDTRQQRGGPRQKREADATDGPGVRAIEPMSVDNGSDLEDEQSLQKSAGKGRPRRSLRNSGRQKENCSSVAHASKLDGEQGDPSTPGGRRPKEKPVCSTCGKTFSESSSLRRHIRIHKGVKPYECQLCGRAFRQGNQLKTHVRTHTGEKPYQCTQCTKGFAQKCQLVFHCRMHHGEEKPYKCEVCGLQFATSSNFKIHTRKHSGEKPYECSSCGKHFAQASTLTYHMRRHTGEKPYVCDTCGKAFAVSSSLITHSRKHTGETPYMCLVCGKGFMSFGELNKHFTSHTATWDPVEFVRLQHAWH; encoded by the exons ATGCCGTCACCTTCTCACGGCGAGCGCCTCCTGGAGCGCCTCAGGAAGCAGCGAGACGGGGACTTCCTGTGCGACTGCACCGTGGCCATAGGGGAGGCGCGCTTCCGGGCCCACCGCAACGTCCTGGCCGCGTTCAGCCGGTACTTCAAGTTGAGCTGCGGCGCGGGGGACGCTTGCACCGCATCCCTCGACCCCGAATTCGTGAACGAAGCCGCcttccagaagcttctggaCTTTGTGTACACTGGCGACCTTCCCCTGCACAG TGGCAATGTGAGTGAGATCTACAAAGCAGCAATGTTCCTGGAGATGGCCGAGGTTGTATCCCAGTGTACGCTCCTCCAGAACAATATCAAGGTGGAGCAACTTGGGACGATTACAGCAGGGGATGCATCTGAAGCGGAGGTCACTTCTGGTCCAAATGACTCCTGTATCCTGGAGCCAGAGAACAGTATGGAGACCACTGAAGGGGACCAGCACCAAAAGACGACAGTGGCAGAAACCCAAACGCCCAGCACAAAGACAGCTCGGCCGGTGGGCAGGAGAGACAGGAAGGCCAAGGCCAGGCGTGACATGAGTAACAACAGCCCATCCAAAGACACAAGACAGCAGAGGGGTGGGCCGAGACAGAAGAGGGAAGCAGATGCCACCGATGGCCCAGGAGTTAGAGCAATAGAGCCCATGTCCGTAGACAACGGCAGCGACTTGGAGGACGAGCAGTCCCTGCAGAAGTCCGCTGGGAAagggagaccgaggaggagTCTGAGAAATAGCGGCAGGCAGAAAGAGAACTGCAGTAGCGTAGCACACGCTTCTAAGCTGGATGGTGAGCAGGGTGACCCTTCGACGCCGGGGGGGCGGCGGCCCAAAGAGAAGCCCGTGTGCAGTACCTGCGGGAAGACGTTCTCGGAGTCGAGCAGTCTGCGAAGGCACATACGTATCCACAAGGGCGTCAAGCCTTACGAGTGCCAGCTCTGCGGCCGAGCCTTCAGACAGGGCAACCAGCTGAAGACGCATGTCCGAACCCACACGG GGGAGAAGCCGTACCAGTGCACTCAGTGCACCAAGGGCTTTGCTCAAAAATGCCAGCTGGTCTTCCACTGCCGCATGCACCACGGTGAAGAGAAGCCATACAAGTGTGAGGTCTGCGGCTTGCAGTTTGCTACCTCCAGCAACTTCAAGATACACACAAG GAAGCACAGTGGGGAGAAGCCCTACGAGTGCAGCAGCTGCGGGAAGCACTTTGCGCAGGCCAGCACCTTGACGTACCACATGCGCAGGCACACCGGCGAGAAGCCGTACGTGTGCGACACCTGCGGGAAGGCATTCGCTGTGTCCAGCTCCCTAATCACCCACTCGCGGAAGCACACGG GTGAGACACCCTACATGTGCCTTGTGTGTGGGAAGGGATTCATGTCCTTTGGAGAGCTCAACAAGCACTTCACATCTCACACAG CCACGTGGGATCCGGTTGAATTTGTCCGTTTGCAACACGCCTGGCATTGA